A window of bacterium genomic DNA:
CGCGCTCTCACAAGCGGTGGAAGGCAATGTGGCCGCCGGCGCCCCGCGGCGCCCCCTCGACGCGTCCAAAGGCATCGTCTACCGGCTCGCCGCGTTGTTCAGCCTCGATTCGTTCGGCGGAGGGTTTTTCGTCCAGTCGCTGCTCGCGCTGTGGCTCTTTGAACGATTTCACCTGTCCGTTCCCACGGCGTCGGCGATCCTCTTCTGGAGCAGCTTCTGCGCGGCGATCTCGTTCCTCGCGGCCGTGCCGCTCGCCGAGCGCATCGGGCTCGTCAATACGATGGTGTTCACGCACCTGCCGTCCAACATCTTGCTGATCCTCGTGCCGTTTGCCCCGAACCTGACGACCGCGATCGTCCTGCTGCTCGCGCGCAACGCCCTATCCCAGATGGACGTGCCGACCCGGACGTCCTATGTGATGGCGGTCGTGACGCCGGCCGAGCGACCGGCGGCGGCAAGCGTCACGGCCGTTCCGCGGAGTCTGGCCACCGCCGTCAGTCCGATCCTCGCCGGTTACCTGCTCGGCCTTTCGGCGTTCGGCTGGCCGTTGATCATCGGCGGCGTGCTCAAAGGCGTCTACGACGTCTTGCTGCTGATCGGCTTCGGCAAAGTACGCCCGGCGGAGGAGCGCGCCGGGTAAGCTACGGCGCGGCCGGTTTCGCCGGGGTCCCGGGACCGCTGCGCCACGTGATGTTACCGGCGTCGTCCAGCAGATAGAACGCCGCCGCGCCCGCGGTCGTCCAGCCGGCGTAGATCCTGTCCTTCCCGCGATCGTCGTTGAGCGCCATCTGCGGCGTGCGCAGCTGCGCGCCGAACCCAAAGTAAGTACGAGCCGCGCCCGCCGCGTCGGACAGGGTGAACTGCGAGTCGCCGTGCTCGACGTTGGACCCGGCGAATAACCGGGGGCGTCCCGCCGCGTCCGCCAGGAACACCAGGGGCGAGGCGGGCTGCACGCCGAGACCGACGCGCACACGCGTCTTGCCGGCATCGTCGTTGATCCCAATCCCCGGCCGGTTGCCGGCGTCGAGGCCCAACACGATCCGCGGATGATTCGACTGGTCCACCACGTCGAGTTCACGCACCCGAAGCGCCGCGGCCTGCGACTGAGCCTGGCGTGCACCGCCCCAGAGGACCGCGACGATCACCGCGGCCACGAAGCCGGCGAGCCAGAACATGCGCGTGCGGCGCTCGAACCGTGCCAGGTCCCGGCGAAGGGCCTCGAGGGCTCCGTCCACGGCGATGCTCCCTACGGGGCCGGCGCCGACCACAGCGTCTTGCCGGACTCGTCGGCGATTAGGACCACGGGCTTCTCCGCGGAACTCCAGCCGAGATAGATCCGGTCCTTCTCGCGTTCGTCCATCAACCTCAACACCGGTGTGGCGTTCCCCGTCTCCGCGAACCCGAGCACCGCCCGATGCTTGCCGTTTTCGTCGAAGAGGTTGAGCTCCGGCGTGTCGCGCTGGACGCTGAAGGTCAGGCTGAGGCGCTGCCGTCCTGCCTCGTCGCTGAGGCCGATCAGCGGCCGCCCCGCCAAACTGCCAAAGCCGATGAACACCCGATCCTTGCCGGCGTCGTCGCGCAGCCAGATCGCCGGGCGGTCTTTGGCGTCGAACGACAGGACGATCCGGTCGCGGCCGTTCTGATCCTGCACCGCGATCCGGTGCGCCACCACCGTGGACGACTGTGACTGGGCCTGCTGCGCGCCCATCCACAACACCGCGATCACGATCGCCGCGACGAGCCAGCCGAGCGACGTGATCCGCAGCCTCCGCTCCGCCCGCGCGAGCCGTCCCCGCATCGCTTCGATCTCATCGAGTCCCACGCTGCTGCCTCCTTTGCCCGTTCGCTGACACTACATTATGCCCGAATCCAAACCCCGGGCCGTCAGCGAGACGGCCCCCGAAGGAGGGGCGTCGCGATCCCGCGAAGGCCGCGTGCGCCGAACGTCTCAGCGCGAGGGGCATGCGATGCCGAGAATTCCGTACGTCGATCCGTCGAGCGTCACCGACCCTGAGATCCGCGGCTACCTCGAGCAGGCGAGCCGCGAGGGCACGCCGCGGCCCGAGAGCCAGGCGGTCCGCGCCCACAACCCCGCGGTCATCCGCGCCTTCTCGCAGGCCTGGGACCTGACATTCCGTCACGGCGTCCTGGACCATGCCCTCAAGGAACTGTGCCGGGTCTACGTTTCCAAATCGATCGACTGCGAATACTGAGGGGTACAGCGCTCCGTCCAGGCTGGACGGCAGGGGCTTTCCGAGGCCAAGTACGACGATCTGCTCAACTTCACCGAGTCGGACCGCTTCACCGCGCGCGAGCGCGCGGCGCTGACCTACACGAGCGCCGTCGTCTGGAACGCCGGCATCGCCGACGATGCGCTGTGGGCGGAGCTGCACCGCCATTTCACCGCGCCGGAACTGGTCGAGCTCGGTTTCTTCGTCGCGCTCACGTTCGGGCAGCAGCGGTGGATTAAGACCCTCGGGATCGGCCACCACGAAGTGCTGCCCGGCACGACGGCGGGGCTCAGTCGCGCAGGCGCGGGTCGAGCGCGTCACGGATCCCGTCGCCGAGCAGATTGAAGCCCAGGACGGCGAGCGATATGGTGAGGCCGGGCGCCGTGGTACGCGTTACAACACCTGCTTGATCCGGGCGAGGTCGACGTTGCCGCCGCTCACCACGACGGCCGCGCGTGCGCCGGATGCCGCCGCCACCCGCCCGGCCAGCAGCGCGGCCACTCCCGCGGCGCCGGCCGGCTCCGCCACGAGTTTGGCGTGCCGCATCACCGCGCGGAGCCCTTCGGCGATCTCCTCATCGGAAACCAGTACCATCTCGTCGACCAGGGCCTGCACGTGGGCGAGCGTGAGCTGCCCGGCGACCGGCGCGGTGAGGCCGTCGGCGATCGTCGCGATCCGTTCGAGCCGCACCGGACGCCCCGCGCGAAGCGCTTCCGTTATCGTCGGCGCTCCCTCGGGCTCGACTCCGACCACGCGCGCGGACGGACGGCTCTGCTTGACCGCGGCCGCGATACCCGAGATCAACCCGCCGCCGCCGACCGGGACGACGACCACGTCGACGTCGGGAAGATCGTCGAGGATCTCCAGCCCGACCGTGCCCTGGCCGGCGATCACCAGCGCGTCGTCGTATGGATGCACGAGCGTGAGGCCGCGCGCCTCGCGTAGCTCGTGCATCTTGTCGAGAGCCTGCTGGGTCGTGCCGTGCAGCACCACCTCGGCGCCGTACCCCCGCGTGGCGGCGACCTTCGTCGCGCTCGCGGCCTCCGGCATCACGACCAGGGCGCGCAGCCCTTCGGCGGCCGCGGCGTAGGCCAGCGCCTGCGCGTGGTTGCCGGCCGAGATCGTGATCAGGCCGCGCTGCTTCTGCTCGGCCGTGAGGTGCCGGAGTTTGTTAAGCACCCCGCGCGGCTTGAACGACCCCGTCGTCTGCAGATTCTCAGCCTTGAGCCAGACCCGCGTGCCCGCTTCCCGGCCGGGGGCCGGCGCCCCGCGCACCGGGAGGCTGACGGAGAGCAGCGGCGTGCGCACGAGCCGGCCGGCGACGACGTCCCCGGCGGCGCGTATCTCGTCGAGCGATACGAGCGAAGGCGCAGGCATACGCCGTTCATACGGTCGCGTCGCGGCGGAGCCCTCTGCAGCAGAATCCGCCGAAACAGGAGTCTCTTCCGACGCCGGGGTAGGAGTGGTCATGACCGCACCCGAGCCGTCCGAACGCGCCCGGGCTCCCGAGACCGTCAGACAGATTGCCGACCGGGTGTTTCCCGTCCGGGCGGAGGGCCGCGCGGTCCGGATGCCCTACTACGCCACGGGCGATCTACTCGCGCGCCATCCCGCCGTCACGCGGTTCGTCGTCATGATGAACGGCACGCTGCGCAACGCGGACGTGTATTTTGCGAGCACCGTCGCGGCCGCGAACGCCGCGGGGGCCGGGCCCGAACATGCGCTCATCGTCGCGCCGCAATTGCTCGCCGTCCCGGACGCGGAAGCGCTCCGGCCGGACGCGGACATCCCGTATTGGACGCCGGAAGGCTGGAAGGTCGGCGAGCGGACCGTCCATCCCGAGGGCGGTCCGAGTTCGTACGAGATCCTCGACGCCATCCTGAGCGCGGCGCGTGATCGCGATCGCTTTCCCGCGCTTCGGACCGTCGTGGTCGCGGGACATTCGGCCGGCGGCCAGTTCGTCCACCGGTACATTCCCTTCACCCGCGCCCATGCGCCGCTGGAACGGGAGGGCATTGCGGTCCGCTACGTCGTTTCAAATCCGTCGTCATATCTCTACTTCGACGACCGCCGCCTCGACGGTGACGGCGCGCTGGCCCCGTACCCCCGCGAACGGTGCGCCGACTACAACCGGTACCGGTACGGACTGGAGCAGCTCAACGATTACGGCGCCGCGGCGGTCTCGGCATTCGGCGGCGCGGACGGCGCCCTCGCGCGGGAGTACGGACGCCGGGCGGTTGCCTACCTCCTCGGCGAAGCGGATTCGGATCCGAACAGCGATTCGCTCGACAAGTCTTGCGGTGCGATGGCGCAGGGCGCGACGCGGCTCGAGCGCGGGCAGCGGTACTTCCGCTACATCCAGGCGCTGCTTGGGCCGGCGGTGCTCGCGACGCACTCGCTGCACATCGTACCCGGGGTCGGCCACGACCACCGGGCGATGTTCATGTCGCCCGCCGGCCTCGCCCTGCTATTCGGCGACGGCCGCGCATCCCGTGGCCTAGTCCTTGGAGGGGGCAACGGCCGCGCGCCGCAATAATCGCACATCCGGAGGTGCCGCCGATGGTCTACGAACTGCGCGTCTACCGCTGCATGCCCGGCCGCAAGGCCGACGTGCTGGCGAGGTTCCGCAACGTCACCATGGGGATGTTCAAGAAGCACGGGATCCACGTCGTCGGGTTCTGGGAGACCGTCGTCGGCGAAGTCGATGAGCTCGTGTACATGACGCGCTACGAGGACTGGGGAGATCGCGAGAAGCGCTGGGGCGCCTTCCAGGCGGATCCCGAATGGCAGGCCGCGCGGAACAAGAGCCACGAGCACGGTTTCATCGTGGAGAGCATCCGGACGGCGCTGCTCCAGCCCGCGGATTTTTCGCCGACGGCCTAGCGACGCGACCGTCTAGCCCTTGACCGCGCCGGCGGTGAGCCCCTTGATGAATTGCTGCGACATGACGACGTAGAGGAGCAGCACCGGCGCGGCCGACAGCGTCAGCCCGGCGAAGAGCGCCGCCCAGTTCGTCGCGTACTGGCCGAAGAACACGGTGAGGCCGAGCGGCAGCGTCTTCAGCCGCTCGGCGTGGATGAACACCAGCGGGAAGAAGAAGTCGTTCCAGATCGGGATGATGTTGTACACGGTCACGATCGCGAGTGCCGGCCGGGCGAGCGGCAGCAGGACGCGAAACAGGATCGCCGCCTCTCCCGCCCCGTCGACGCGCGCCGCGTTGTCGAGGTCCTGGGGCAGCGCGCGGAAGAAGCCCGTGAGGATGAAGATGGCGCTCGGGAGACCCGAGGCCGCGTAGACCAGCACGAGCGACGCCAGCGAGTCGAGCAGTCTCAAGTCGCGCATCATGACGAACAGCGGGATGATCGCGAGGCGGATCGGCACCATAATGCCGCTCAGAAAGAACAGATAGATCAGGTCGTTGCCGCGGAACCGGTACCGCCCCAACGCGTAGGCGGCGAGGGTGCCCGCCGCCAGCACGAGCGCCATGGAGATCACCGTCACGACGACGCTGTTCCGCATGTAGGCCGCGAAGTGCGCGGCGCTCCACAACTGCGTGTAGTTGTCCCACCGCGGCGACGAGGGCAGGCCGAAGGGCCGCTGAAAGATTTCCCGCGTAGTCTTCAGCGACGACAGCGCCATGAAGACGAGCGGCAGGATGACGAGAAGCGCGTTTGCGCCCAGCAGCGCCTGTGTGAGCACCGAGAGGACCGGCGCGGCCGAGGGCCGGCGGACGCCCGCCGGCGCGGCACTCACGCCTCCACCTCCCGGCGCCTCAAGTATACGGCGCCCAGGCCGCTCGTCACCAGGATCAGCACGAACATGACGACCGCGATCGCCGATCCCAGGCCCACGTCGGGGTTGCCGGTGTCGACCGCGCCGAAGGCCGACCGGTAGAACAAGAGACCGAGCACGTCGGTGCTGTGGAACGGCTCGCCGGTCACGCCCTCCATCACGTAGGGCAGCTCGAACCAGTTGAACGCGCCGATGAAGGTCAGAATCACGATGATGTTCACCTGCGCCGCCAGCAGCGGCAGCACGATGCGCCGGAAGATGGTCGCGGGTCCCGCGCCGTCCAGCCGGGCCGCCTCGAGGTAGTCGTCCGGGATCGCCTGGATGCCCGCGAGAAAGACGATCGTCGGAAAGCCGACCCACCGCCACGCGTTGACCAGCACGAGCGCGACGAGCGCCGTCTGCGGGTCGCCGAGCCAGGGACGGGCCAGGGCCCCCAGGCCGGCCAGCACGAGGAGCTTGTTCACGGCACCCCAGACGGGGTTCAGGAACAGCTGCCACAGAAACCCGACGACGACCAACGACAGGACGACCGGCATGAAGAACACCGCGCGGTAGAATCGCACGCCCCACGCGCGCCCGGCCAGCAGCACCGCGAACAGCATGGCGAGCCCGTTCTGGACGATCATCGTCAGCAGAAACGTCCACACGTTGTGCCAGAACGCGGCCGCCATCCGTTCCCGGTACGGATACAGCGTGAGGAGCCGGTGAAAGTTGTCGAGTCCGGCGAAGCCGGCGCGCACGATACCGTCCCAGCGCGAGAACGCGTACGCCATCGCGGTCACGACCGGGTACGCCACGAACGCGCTGAAGAGCAGCAGCGCCGGCGCAAGACACACCGCGACCCACAGCGCGCGGACCGTCTTATATGGAAGGACCGCCCGCCTTAATTGCATCGTTCACGGCCCCGGATGGGCCGGAGGCGCTACCGGCTGGCGAACGGCTGGAACCAGGTGCTGAGGCCGTGCGTCACGTCGTCGCCGACCTGCTGCGGCGTCAACCGGCCCGCGAACATGCCCTGCAAATCGTTCTGAATCAGCTCGCTGCCGGTCGGGTTCTTCCAGCGGAAGCCGACCAGCATGACGTACGGCGTGGCGTGCCGCATCCAGACGACGGTCTGTTTGAGCAGCGGATCGTGGACCTCCACGCCCGGCACGGCCGAGATCTGCTTCAGCTGGTCGGTGAACGCCTGGCCCCATTCGCGGGTCGCGGTGAAGCGGATGAACTTGATCGCCTCGGCCATGTGCGGCGTCTTGGCGTTGACCCCGTAGTTGCCGTCGTCGTAGCTGCTGACCCAAGGCGTGTCGCCGGCCTTGGCCACCGGGCCGGGCATCACGCCCATCTCGAGCGACGGGTTCTGGCTCTGAAAGTAGCCGAGCTCGAAAATGCCGCCGACGTACATCGCGGCCTGTTCGTTGATAAAGAGCTGCTGCATGTCGGTGTACGCGACGCCCATGTAGCCCTGAGGCAGGTAGGGGCGAATGTCCAGCATCTTCGCGAGGGCACCGGTGAACTGCGGGCTCTTGAACGTCGTCTGTCCGCGCGTGACGGCCTCGTAGAAGTTCGAGCCGCCGTAGAAGTTCGGGCCGAGCACGCCCATCGCGATCTCGAGCGTCCACCCCTCC
This region includes:
- a CDS encoding carbohydrate ABC transporter permease, giving the protein MSAAPAGVRRPSAAPVLSVLTQALLGANALLVILPLVFMALSSLKTTREIFQRPFGLPSSPRWDNYTQLWSAAHFAAYMRNSVVVTVISMALVLAAGTLAAYALGRYRFRGNDLIYLFFLSGIMVPIRLAIIPLFVMMRDLRLLDSLASLVLVYAASGLPSAIFILTGFFRALPQDLDNAARVDGAGEAAILFRVLLPLARPALAIVTVYNIIPIWNDFFFPLVFIHAERLKTLPLGLTVFFGQYATNWAALFAGLTLSAAPVLLLYVVMSQQFIKGLTAGAVKG
- a CDS encoding extracellular solute-binding protein, whose amino-acid sequence is MRTRIWATAVAVALLAGMWPAAVAGQGRVAMTFWSWRGEDRAFYEGMIKKFQAQNPGVSIEFQTYKPTEYNTVLSAAMQAGKGPDIVHLRAYGALQPFARPEFLVPLDDQVPELKTFSRQWLDGARSQADHKVYGVPFAVQSLVIFYNKKLLQRANVAPPAGFWTWDQFMAALRSLKDKGITPLANGGKEGWTLEIAMGVLGPNFYGGSNFYEAVTRGQTTFKSPQFTGALAKMLDIRPYLPQGYMGVAYTDMQQLFINEQAAMYVGGIFELGYFQSQNPSLEMGVMPGPVAKAGDTPWVSSYDDGNYGVNAKTPHMAEAIKFIRFTATREWGQAFTDQLKQISAVPGVEVHDPLLKQTVVWMRHATPYVMLVGFRWKNPTGSELIQNDLQGMFAGRLTPQQVGDDVTHGLSTWFQPFASR
- a CDS encoding pyridoxal-phosphate dependent enzyme, with amino-acid sequence MPAPSLVSLDEIRAAGDVVAGRLVRTPLLSVSLPVRGAPAPGREAGTRVWLKAENLQTTGSFKPRGVLNKLRHLTAEQKQRGLITISAGNHAQALAYAAAAEGLRALVVMPEAASATKVAATRGYGAEVVLHGTTQQALDKMHELREARGLTLVHPYDDALVIAGQGTVGLEILDDLPDVDVVVVPVGGGGLISGIAAAVKQSRPSARVVGVEPEGAPTITEALRAGRPVRLERIATIADGLTAPVAGQLTLAHVQALVDEMVLVSDEEIAEGLRAVMRHAKLVAEPAGAAGVAALLAGRVAAASGARAAVVVSGGNVDLARIKQVL
- a CDS encoding alpha/beta hydrolase — encoded protein: MTAPEPSERARAPETVRQIADRVFPVRAEGRAVRMPYYATGDLLARHPAVTRFVVMMNGTLRNADVYFASTVAAANAAGAGPEHALIVAPQLLAVPDAEALRPDADIPYWTPEGWKVGERTVHPEGGPSSYEILDAILSAARDRDRFPALRTVVVAGHSAGGQFVHRYIPFTRAHAPLEREGIAVRYVVSNPSSYLYFDDRRLDGDGALAPYPRERCADYNRYRYGLEQLNDYGAAAVSAFGGADGALAREYGRRAVAYLLGEADSDPNSDSLDKSCGAMAQGATRLERGQRYFRYIQALLGPAVLATHSLHIVPGVGHDHRAMFMSPAGLALLFGDGRASRGLVLGGGNGRAPQ
- a CDS encoding sugar ABC transporter permease, which translates into the protein MQLRRAVLPYKTVRALWVAVCLAPALLLFSAFVAYPVVTAMAYAFSRWDGIVRAGFAGLDNFHRLLTLYPYRERMAAAFWHNVWTFLLTMIVQNGLAMLFAVLLAGRAWGVRFYRAVFFMPVVLSLVVVGFLWQLFLNPVWGAVNKLLVLAGLGALARPWLGDPQTALVALVLVNAWRWVGFPTIVFLAGIQAIPDDYLEAARLDGAGPATIFRRIVLPLLAAQVNIIVILTFIGAFNWFELPYVMEGVTGEPFHSTDVLGLLFYRSAFGAVDTGNPDVGLGSAIAVVMFVLILVTSGLGAVYLRRREVEA
- a CDS encoding NIPSNAP family protein, which encodes MVYELRVYRCMPGRKADVLARFRNVTMGMFKKHGIHVVGFWETVVGEVDELVYMTRYEDWGDREKRWGAFQADPEWQAARNKSHEHGFIVESIRTALLQPADFSPTA
- a CDS encoding MFS transporter, which translates into the protein MAAQRTTGTEWWRPLPRGFSKDARRVLAGRSARAFADGLISLLLPVYLLRLGYGPFAIGSIITSTLVGSALLTLGLGAVAHRYPRRWMLLISCGLMAGTGAAFAVIHDYWPLLIIAFIGTLNPSSGDVSVFLPLEHTVLAETVDPKQRTALFARYSLFGTLLGAVGTLAAALPDLAAARLGLNPVAVLRAMFWVYAALGAVAFIFYRALSQAVEGNVAAGAPRRPLDASKGIVYRLAALFSLDSFGGGFFVQSLLALWLFERFHLSVPTASAILFWSSFCAAISFLAAVPLAERIGLVNTMVFTHLPSNILLILVPFAPNLTTAIVLLLARNALSQMDVPTRTSYVMAVVTPAERPAAASVTAVPRSLATAVSPILAGYLLGLSAFGWPLIIGGVLKGVYDVLLLIGFGKVRPAEERAG